TGTCCGGCAGGACCTGACCCCACCCTCCCCTCCCCCGGCCAGAGGTGCCCGTGCCCCGGGCTGACCTGACCTGTGCTGTCCGGCAGGACCTGACCCCACCCTCCCCTCCCCCGGCCAGACCTGCCGCTGTCCGCCCACCCCTGCCTCCGCACGACGTCCGGCCGTCACCTCGCGATAGCCTCGGAGTCATGCCCGAGGCCGCACCGCTCAGCCGCCCGATCATGGCGGGCGTCGTCACGGCGCTCGTCGGGTTCACCAGCTCGTTCGCCGTCGTGCTGACCGGCCTCTCCGCCGTCGGCGCCGACGCCGCACAGGCGGCCAGCGGCCTGCTCGCAGTGAGCCTCACGATGGGCATCGCATGCATCCTCCTCGCCTGGCGCTACCGGATGCCGATCACCGTCGCCTGGTCGACGCCGGGAGCCGCCCTCCTCGCAGCGACCGGCGCGGTCGACGGCGGATGGTCCGCAGCCGTCGGCGCGTTCCTGCTGACGGCGGCGCTCATCCTGCTCACGGCGCTGTGGCCCGCACTGGGCTCCCTGATCGCCCGCATCCCGCCGTCGATCGCCCAGGCGATGCTCGCCGGCGTGCTCCTGCCGCTGTGCCTCGCGCCGATCACCGGCATCGTCGCGAACCCGTGGGGCGTGGTCCCCGTCGTGCTCACGTGGCTCGTGTTCGCACGTCTCGCACCCCGATGGGCGGTGCCGCTCGCGTTCGTCGCGGCATCCGTCGTCGTGGCGGTGTCGCTGGTGACGGCCGGCGACGCGATCGATCCTGCCCTGCTGCTCCCCCGCGTCGAGCTGACCGTGCCGACGTTCACGCTCGGCGCCGCGGTCGGCATCGCCCTGCCGCTCTTCATCGTGACCATGGCGTCGCAGAACGTGCCGGGCGTCGCGATCATGCGCAGCTTCGGCTACGAGGTGCCGTGGCGTCCGGCGATGCTCGTGACCGGACTGGGCACCGCCATCGGAGCGCCGGCCGGCGGTCACGCCATCAACCTCGCCGCCATCAGCGCCGCCCTCGCGGCCTCGCCCGACGCCGACCCCGACCAGCGGCGGCGCTGGATCGCCGGGGTGTCGACGGGTGCGTCGTATCTCCTGCTCGGCGGGTTCTCCGCCGCGTTCGCCGCGCTCGTCCTCCTCGCACCGGATGCCGTGATCCCCGCCGTCGCCGGCCTCGCCCTTCTCGCGGCTTTCGGCTCGTCGGTGCAGCAGGCGATCGACGACCCGGGCGAACGCATCCCCGCCGTCGTGACGTTCCTCATCGCGGCATCCGGCATCTCGCTGCTGGGCGTCAGCGCCGCGTTCTGGGCTCTCGTCGGCGGGCTCGTCGTGCGCACGGCGTTGCACGCGGGGCGTTGAGGCGGTCAGACGCCTCACCCGTGCGCCGTCGGCCGTCATCCCCACGGCTGATCGTCCGCTATCCGCCGCGCGGGGGATGCCCCGCCGACGCACCGCTCCCTAGCGTGGAGCCATGACCACAGGACAGCTCCACCTGAGCGGCATCACCAAGAGGTACGGCGATCGCCGCGTGCTCGACGACGTCTCCTTCGACGTCGCCCCAGGACGCCTCACCGGCTTCGTCGGCGGCAACGGCGCCGGCAAGACCACCACCATGCGCATCGTGCTCGGACTCCTCTCCGCCGACGGCGGCCAGGTCACGCTCGACGGCCGTGAAGTCACCACGGCAGACCGCCGCCGCTTCGGCTACATGCCGGAGGAGCGCGGGCTGTACCCCAAGATGAAGGTGCTCGAGCAGATCGTCTACCTCGCCCGGCTGCACGGGTTCGGAAAGGCGGATGCCGAGGCCCGCGCCACCGCGCTGCTCGGCGAGCTCGGGCTCGAGGAGCGCCTGAACGACACGATCGAGTCGCTGTCGCTGGGCAACCAGCAGCGCGCGCAGGTCGCGGCGGCGCTCGTGCACGACCCCGAGGTGCTCATCCTCGACGAGCCGTTCTCCGGGCTCGACCCGCTTGCGGTCGACGTCGTCGCCGGCGTGCTGCAGGCGAGCGCTCTCAAGGGCGCGTCGATCCTGTTCTCCTCGCACCAGCTCGACGTGGTGGAGCGCCTGTGCGACGACCTCGTGATCCTCGCGGGAGGCACCATCCGCGCCGCCGGCTCGCGCGACGCCCTGCGCGCCGAGCATGCGGGCAACCGGTACGAGCTCGTCTCCGCCGGCGATGCGGGATGGCTGCGTGCCGAACCAGGCGTGACCGTGCTCGACTTCGAGGGCGGCTACGCGCTGTTCGACGCCGACGGGCCGGAGACCGCTCAGCGGGTGCTGCGCGAGGCGGTCGCGCGCGGAGACGTGGCGAGCTTCCAACCCGCGCATCCGTCTCTCGCCCAGATCTTCAAGGAGGTCATCCAGTGAACGCCCCCGCCCCTCAGACCTCGCTCACCTGGCTCGTCGCGGAGCGCGAGATCACCTCGAAGCTGCGCAGCAAGACGTTCCTCATCTCGACCGGCATCCTGCTGCTCATCGCGCTCGCCGGCATCCTCATCGGCGGGTTCACGAGCAAGAACCCCGAGGCGACCTCCGTCGCCGTGACGGGCGAGACGGCATCCGTCGTCGAGGCCCTGCCGAACGTGAAGGTCACCGAGGTCGCCGACCGCGCCGAGGCCGAGAAGCTCCTGCGCGCGGAGGACGTCGAGGCTGCCGTGCTGCCCAGCGACGACGAGCTCGGCTACACGGTCGTGGCGCTGAAGGACGCACCGGGGTCGATCGTGTCGGGGCTCTCCGTGTCGCCGGCGGTCGAGATACTGGAACCGGCGACGACGAACCCCCTGCTGCGGTACTTCATCGCGATCGGCTTCGGGCTCGTGTTCTTCATGGCCGCGTCGACGTTCGGCGCGACGATCGCGCAGAGCGTCGTGGAGGAGAAGCAGACCCGCGTGGTCGAGGTGCTGCTGTCGGCGATCCCGGCGCGCACCCTCCTGGCCGGCAAGGTCATCGGCAACACCGTCCTCGCGATGGCGCAGATCCTCGCGCTCGCCGCGATCGCCACCATCGGGCTGATCGTCACCGGTCAGAGGGAGGTGCTCGCCGGCCTCGGCGCGCCGATCATCTGGTTCGCCGTGTTCTTCCTGTTCGGATTCGTTCTGCTGGCCGCTCTCTACGCCGCCGCGGCGTCGATGGTGTCGCGCATGGAGGACATCGGCTCGACGACCACCCCGATCATGATGCTCGTGATGGCGCCGTACATCCTCGTGATCATCTTCAACGACAACCCGCTGGTGCTGACGATCATGTCGTACGTGCCGTTCTCGGCGCCGGTGGGGATGCCGATGCGGCTGTTCGTGGGAGAGGCGCAGTGGTGGGAGCCGCTCGTCTCTCTCGTGATCCTGCTCGCCTCGTGCGTCGGGGCGATCGCGGTGGGCGCGAAGATCTACGAGAACTCGCTGCTGCGCATGGGCAAGAAGCTCAAGCTCGCGGAGGCGCTGCGCGGCTGAGCCGCCCGCCCCGCCCTGCACACGGGGGCGGGGCGCCCGCACAGGGCGGGGCGATCGCCGCACAGGGCGGGGCGATCGCCGCACAGAGCGGGGCGCCCGCACAGGGCGGGACGATCCCTCGCTCAGATCACGCCGTCGGACAGCGCGGTGGGGTTGCCGAACCGGTGGTTCGTGATCGACACGGCCTGCTCGTGCAGGAAGGGCAGCAGCTCCACGCGTCCGGCGCCGGTCACGGCGTGCGACCACACCGCGACATCCGGCAGACCGTCGATCGCGGCGAAGAGCGTCGACGCCTCACCGCCGACGAGCCGCACGCGCTGCCAGCTGTTCTCGCCCTTGGCGACGGACTTCGCGAAGCGCCGTACCCAGGCGGCATCCTTCTCGTGCTCCACCGTCACGCCGCGCGAGCGCAGCGCCTTCTCGACCTTCGCCGGAAGGGCGGGCGCCGACACCGTGAACGGGCTGCCGCTGCGCAGCGCGGCGGCGATCACCCGGATGCCGTCGACGAGCGGCGCGTCCTCGGCGATGCGCACGTCGACCGCGACCGGGCGGTAGCGGAACAGGTTGCGCTCGACTCCCAGGCCCGACTTGTCGGTGACGATGCCGAACTCGGTCGTCCACGCCCGTTCGTCGGATGCCGCTGCCCGCTGCAGCCATTCGCGCTCTGTCGCGTCGAGATCGGATGCCGCGGCGAGCAGCGCCGCCACATCCGAGGTGACCGCGGCGTCGGAGGCCGTCGCCGGCAGCTCTGCGGGCTTCCACTCGCCGAGCCCGAAGAGGTAGTTCGGGCCACCGGCTTTCGCACCCGCGCCCACGGCGGAGCGCTTCCAGCCGCCGAAGGGCTGACGCTGCACGATGGCGCCGGTGATGCCGCGGTTCACGTAGAGGTTGCCCGCCTCGACCCGCTCGAGCCAGGTCGCGACCTCCTCGGAGTTCAGCGAGTGCAGGCCGGCGGTGAGGCCGTAGTCGACGGCGTTCTGCAGGCGGATGGCCTCGTCGAGGTCCTTGGCGCGCATGATGCCCAGCACCGGGCCGAAGAACTCGGTGAGGTGCGTGGTCGAGCCGGGGGCGACGCCGATCTTGACGCCGGGGGTCCACTGCTTGCCCTCGGCATCCAGCTTGCGCGGCTCGACGAGCCACCGCTCCCCGCGGTCGAGGGTGGTGAGCGCCTTCAGCAGCTTGCCGTTCGCCGGCTCGATGATCGGGCCCATCTGCGTGGCCGGGTCGTCGGGCAGCCCGACGCGCATCGACCGCACGGCGTCGACGAGTTGACGCTCGAACCTCTTCGAGTCGGCGACCGAGCCGACGAGGATCGCGAGCGACGCGGCCGAGCACTTCTGGCCCGCGTGGCCGAACGCGCTGCGGGCGACGTCGGCGGCGGCGAGGTCGAGGTCGGCCGACGGTGTGACGATGATGGCGTTCTTGCCGCTGGTCTCGCCGAGCAGGGGCAGGTCGGAGCGGAACGAGCGGAACAGCTTCGCGGTCTCGTAGGCGCCGGTGAGGATGACCCGGTCGACCTCGGGGCTCGAGACGAGACGGGTCCCCAGTTCGCGCGAGCCGAGGTCGACGAGGGCGAGCAGGTCGCGCGGCACGCCGGCGGCCCACAGGGCCTCGACCATCACGGCGCCGCAGCGCTGCGTGAGCTTCGCCGGCTTGATGACCGCGCTCGATCCGGACGCGAGCGCCGCGAGCACGCCGCCTGCGGGGATCGCCACGGGGAAGTTCCACGGCGGCGTGACGACCGTGATGCGCGATGGCACGAACTCCGCGCCCTCGATGCGCTCGAGGTCGAGCGCGCGCTCGGCGTAGTAGTGCGCGAAGTCGATCGCCTCGGAGACCTCCGGGTCGGCTTCGGCGATGGTCTTGCCGGCTTCGTGCGCCATGATCTCGATGAGCTCGCCGCGGCGCGCTGCGAGCTCGCGCCCCGCACGGTGCAGCACGGCGGCACGATCGGATGCCGGCAGTGCCGCCCACTTCTCCGCCGCCGCGGATGCCGCGGAGAACACCGCGTCGAGCTGCTCCGCCGTCTCGATGCGGGCGGCGGCGATGGCCCCCTGACCCAGCGTCGACGACGTCGAGCGCCGGAGGATGTCGCGGCCCCACGCGCGGTTCGCGGCGAGTGCGGGGTCGGTGTCCGGCTCGTTCGCGAATCCGGTCATGGCATCCGTCGTCTCGTGGCCGCGCTCCTCGTTCAAGGTCCGCTTCGCGTTACCCTGCTCCTTGGCGTCCGCGGCGAGCCGAAGGGTGCTCCGGTCCTGCGTGCGATTCGGGGCGGGCGCCACGACCTCCGCCTCCAGCGCGGCGAGCGATCGCTCGAAGCGCTGACGCTCGCGCTGCAGCAGCTCGGGGTTCGACGACAGCTCGAACACCGCCGACATGAAGTTCTCCGGGCTCGCGTTCTCCTCGAGGCGGCGCACGAGGTAGGCGATCGCGACGTCGAACTCGGCGGGGTTCACGACCGGCGTGTAGAGGAGCAGGTTGCCGACGTCCTTGCGCACGGCCTCCGCTTGCCCTGTCGCCATGCCGAGCAGCATCTCGAACTCCACGGCATCCGTCACGCCGCGCGCCTTCGCGAGCAGCCAGGTGTACGCGATGTCGAAGAGGTTGTGGCCGGCGACGCCGATGCGCACGGCATGCAGGCGCTCGGGCGTCATGGCCCAGTCGAGCACGCGCTTGTAGTTCGTGTCGGAGTCCTGCTTCGTGCCGTAAGTGGCGAGCGGCCAGCCGTGGATCTTCGCGTCGACCTCTTCCATGGCGAGGTTCGCGCCCTTGACGACGCGCACCTTGATGGGCGCCCCGCCCTTGGCGCGGCGGGCCGCAGCCCACTCCTGCAGGCGCTGCATGGCGCCGAGGGCGTCGGGCAGGTAGGCCTGCAGCACGATGCCGGCCTCGAGGTCCTTCAGGGCCGGCTGATCGAGGATGCTGGTGAACGCCGCGATCGTGAGGTCGAGGTCGCGGTACTCCTCCATGTCGAGGTTGATGAACTTGGCCTTGCCCTTCGCCTCGGCGGCGGCGGCGAGCTCGTAGAGCGGCGTGAGCTTCTCGACGACGTCTGCGACGGCCTCGTCGAACGACCACATCGACAACTGGCTGACCACGCTCGACACCTTGATCGAGACGTAGTCGACGTCGTCGCGGGCGAGGAAGTCGTAGGTGCCCTTCAGGCGGCGCCCGGCTTCGCGCTCGCCGAGCACGGCCTCGCCGAGCAGATTGAGGTTGAGGCGGTTGCCGCTCTTGCGCAGTTTCGCGATGGCCGGACCGAGCTTGGAGGGGGTGGCGTCGAGCACGAGGTGTCCGACCATCGCGCGCAGCACGCGGCGGGCGATCGGCACGACGACGCCGGGCAGCACCGGTGCCCAGAAACCGCCCGCCTTGATGGCGAGGCGCAGGTAACCGGGCAGCAGTGCGGGGGTGATGTCCGACAGGTCGGCGAGCTTGCGCGCGGCGACCTTGAGATCTTCGGGGCGCATCACGCCGTCGACGAAGCCGACGGTGAACGCGAGGCCGTTCGGGTCCTTCAGGACCTCGGAGAGGCGCTGCGCCGCGGGCTCGACGGGGTGCGTCTCGCTCTCGGCGAGCCAGCGCTGCACGAGGGCTGCGACCTCGTCGGTGCGGGGGCGGCGGGCGGCGTCGGATGCGGCGTCGACGACAGTCATTGGCGGGGGACCTTCCAGGCGATCGCACATCCGGGTCGTGTGCGCACGATCATTGTGAAGCCCGCCGGTAGGCTACGTCTATCAATCGATTTTCGCCGTTTCTGTTCAGTCAGAGTGAACGATCGGAGCCCGGATGCTCGACGTGAACCGCCTGCGGATGCTCGTCGAGCTGTCGCGACGCGGCACGCTCTCCGCGGTCGCCGACGCCCTGTCGTACAGCAAGGCGACCGTGTCGCAGCAGCTCGCGGCGCTCGAGCGGGAGGTGGGCGTGCCGCTGCTGCGCCGCGTCGGCCGCGGGGTGCAGCTCACCCCCCAGGGCGATGTGCTC
This Microbacterium sp. XT11 DNA region includes the following protein-coding sequences:
- a CDS encoding benzoate/H(+) symporter BenE family transporter translates to MPEAAPLSRPIMAGVVTALVGFTSSFAVVLTGLSAVGADAAQAASGLLAVSLTMGIACILLAWRYRMPITVAWSTPGAALLAATGAVDGGWSAAVGAFLLTAALILLTALWPALGSLIARIPPSIAQAMLAGVLLPLCLAPITGIVANPWGVVPVVLTWLVFARLAPRWAVPLAFVAASVVVAVSLVTAGDAIDPALLLPRVELTVPTFTLGAAVGIALPLFIVTMASQNVPGVAIMRSFGYEVPWRPAMLVTGLGTAIGAPAGGHAINLAAISAALAASPDADPDQRRRWIAGVSTGASYLLLGGFSAAFAALVLLAPDAVIPAVAGLALLAAFGSSVQQAIDDPGERIPAVVTFLIAASGISLLGVSAAFWALVGGLVVRTALHAGR
- a CDS encoding ABC transporter ATP-binding protein translates to MTTGQLHLSGITKRYGDRRVLDDVSFDVAPGRLTGFVGGNGAGKTTTMRIVLGLLSADGGQVTLDGREVTTADRRRFGYMPEERGLYPKMKVLEQIVYLARLHGFGKADAEARATALLGELGLEERLNDTIESLSLGNQQRAQVAAALVHDPEVLILDEPFSGLDPLAVDVVAGVLQASALKGASILFSSHQLDVVERLCDDLVILAGGTIRAAGSRDALRAEHAGNRYELVSAGDAGWLRAEPGVTVLDFEGGYALFDADGPETAQRVLREAVARGDVASFQPAHPSLAQIFKEVIQ
- a CDS encoding ABC transporter permease is translated as MNAPAPQTSLTWLVAEREITSKLRSKTFLISTGILLLIALAGILIGGFTSKNPEATSVAVTGETASVVEALPNVKVTEVADRAEAEKLLRAEDVEAAVLPSDDELGYTVVALKDAPGSIVSGLSVSPAVEILEPATTNPLLRYFIAIGFGLVFFMAASTFGATIAQSVVEEKQTRVVEVLLSAIPARTLLAGKVIGNTVLAMAQILALAAIATIGLIVTGQREVLAGLGAPIIWFAVFFLFGFVLLAALYAAAASMVSRMEDIGSTTTPIMMLVMAPYILVIIFNDNPLVLTIMSYVPFSAPVGMPMRLFVGEAQWWEPLVSLVILLASCVGAIAVGAKIYENSLLRMGKKLKLAEALRG
- a CDS encoding proline dehydrogenase family protein, producing MTVVDAASDAARRPRTDEVAALVQRWLAESETHPVEPAAQRLSEVLKDPNGLAFTVGFVDGVMRPEDLKVAARKLADLSDITPALLPGYLRLAIKAGGFWAPVLPGVVVPIARRVLRAMVGHLVLDATPSKLGPAIAKLRKSGNRLNLNLLGEAVLGEREAGRRLKGTYDFLARDDVDYVSIKVSSVVSQLSMWSFDEAVADVVEKLTPLYELAAAAEAKGKAKFINLDMEEYRDLDLTIAAFTSILDQPALKDLEAGIVLQAYLPDALGAMQRLQEWAAARRAKGGAPIKVRVVKGANLAMEEVDAKIHGWPLATYGTKQDSDTNYKRVLDWAMTPERLHAVRIGVAGHNLFDIAYTWLLAKARGVTDAVEFEMLLGMATGQAEAVRKDVGNLLLYTPVVNPAEFDVAIAYLVRRLEENASPENFMSAVFELSSNPELLQRERQRFERSLAALEAEVVAPAPNRTQDRSTLRLAADAKEQGNAKRTLNEERGHETTDAMTGFANEPDTDPALAANRAWGRDILRRSTSSTLGQGAIAAARIETAEQLDAVFSAASAAAEKWAALPASDRAAVLHRAGRELAARRGELIEIMAHEAGKTIAEADPEVSEAIDFAHYYAERALDLERIEGAEFVPSRITVVTPPWNFPVAIPAGGVLAALASGSSAVIKPAKLTQRCGAVMVEALWAAGVPRDLLALVDLGSRELGTRLVSSPEVDRVILTGAYETAKLFRSFRSDLPLLGETSGKNAIIVTPSADLDLAAADVARSAFGHAGQKCSAASLAILVGSVADSKRFERQLVDAVRSMRVGLPDDPATQMGPIIEPANGKLLKALTTLDRGERWLVEPRKLDAEGKQWTPGVKIGVAPGSTTHLTEFFGPVLGIMRAKDLDEAIRLQNAVDYGLTAGLHSLNSEEVATWLERVEAGNLYVNRGITGAIVQRQPFGGWKRSAVGAGAKAGGPNYLFGLGEWKPAELPATASDAAVTSDVAALLAAASDLDATEREWLQRAAASDERAWTTEFGIVTDKSGLGVERNLFRYRPVAVDVRIAEDAPLVDGIRVIAAALRSGSPFTVSAPALPAKVEKALRSRGVTVEHEKDAAWVRRFAKSVAKGENSWQRVRLVGGEASTLFAAIDGLPDVAVWSHAVTGAGRVELLPFLHEQAVSITNHRFGNPTALSDGVI